The nucleotide window CCACCTTCTCGCTGAGCTATGGCCGCGCCGCCACCACGGCCGCACTGCCGGGCCTCGGCTACGACTACCGCACCTTCGTGCTGATGATGATCTGCGGCGTGGTGTTCTTCGGCATCTTCACCATGGTGTCCGGCCCCTGGGCCGACCGCTGGGGCCGCCGTCGCACCCTCATCGCCATCACCTCGGCCATCGCCGTGTTCGGCCTGCTGTGGGTGCCCATCCTGTCCGCCGGCTTCGTGGGCGTCATGGCGTGGCTCATCATCGGCTTCACGCTGATGGGCCTCACCTTCGGCCCCATGGGCGCGCTGCTGCCGGAGCTGTTCCCGGCCAACGTGCGCTATACCGGCTCGGGCATCTCCTACAACGTGTCGTCCATCCTCGGCGCAGCGGTGGCCCCGTTCATCGCGGTGGCGCTGTGGAGCTATGGCGGCGGCAGCCCGTTCTGGGTCGGCGTCTACCTGACCGTGATGGCGCTGTTCACCCTGGTGGCGCTGATTCTCGGCAAGGAAACCCGCGACATCAACATCCACCACTGAGGCGAGGGGGCTCAACGCCCCTCCTTGATCGATGTGGGGGCTTACGCCCCGACTTGATCCGTGTTGCGGGGCTTAACGCCCCGCCCTGAACCGTGTTGGGGGGCTTACGCCCCCCTTGCATCCCCGGTCGATTGGGAGTGAACCTCTTGCGCCCCAAGGGCGTAGGAGGAGCGCCATGAAAGCCGCCCGGTTGCCCACCTCCCAATTGCCGACGTCCGAGTCCCGTGCCTCCGGGTCACCCGCGTCCCCCTCCCTGCTGTGGTTCCGCGACGACCTGCGGCTCTCCGACAACCCGGCGCTCGCCGCTTTGGCCGAAGCGCGCACGCCGCTCGCCGCGCTCTATGTGCTCGACGAGGACAGCCCGGGCGTGCGTCCCCTCGGCGGGGCGGCGCGCTGGTGGCTCGCCCAGTCGCTGCGGGCGTTGGCCGCCGACCTGAAGGACAGGGGGGTCCCCCTCATCCTGCGCCGGGGTCCGGCCAACCGGGTGGTGCCGGAGGTTGCGGCGCTGCTGGGCGCCGCGACCGTCGCCTTCAATGACCGCGCCGGCGCGGCGGAGACCCGGGTGGACCACGCGGTGGCCGCGCGGCTCCTGTCCGAAGACCGGCGCGTGCTCAGCTTCTGCGCCCATCTGCTGCACCCGCCCGGCAGCGTCGAAGGGGCGTCCGGCGGCATGCCGCGCACCTTCTCCTCGTTCCACCGCGCAGCCCTCAAGGCCCGGCGGCTCGACACCCCCCTGCCCGCGCCGAAGCATCTGGATGGTGTCGCCCATCCCCCGGAAGGCGAGACGCTGGAGAGCTTCGACCTTGAGCCCACCCATCCCGACTGGGCCGGCGGCCTGCGCTCCGCCTGGACCGCCGGCGAAGCGGCCGCCCAGGCGCGTCTCGCCGCCTTCATGGACGCGGGGCTGGCCGGCTATGCGGAGGGCCGCGACCGGCCGGACCTCAACCACGTCTCCCGCCTGTCGCCCCACCTGCGCTTCGGAGAAATCTCGCCGCGCCAGATCCTGAGCGCCGTGCGCCACGCCGCTGAGGCCGGCGCGGTGCCGCTGGTGGATGCCGACAAGTTCGAGGCCGAGCTGTACTGGCGGGAATTCTCCTACCATCTCCTCGCCGAGATGCCGGACCTCGCCCGGAGCAACATCCAGCACGGGTTCGACGCCTTCCCCTGGCGCGAATGCCCCGGCGAGCTGAAGGCCTGGCACAAGGGCCTGACCGGCTATCCGCTGGTGGACGCCGGCCTGCGCCAGCTCTGGCAGACCGGATGGATGCACAACCGGGTCCGCATGGTGGTGGCCTCCTTCCTCACCAAGCATCTGCTCATCGACTGGCGCTCCGGCGAGGACTGGTTCTGGGACACGCTGGTGGACGCGGACGGCGCCAACAACGCCGCCTCCTGGCAATGGGTGGCGGGATCGGGGCTCGATGCAGCGCCGTATTTCCGCATCTTCAATCCGGTGACCCAGGGCGAGAAATTCGACCCCGACGGCACCTATGTGCGCACCTTCGTGCCGGAGCTGGGCAAGCTGCCGGCGCCCCTCATCCACAAGCCGTGGACGGCGGACGCGCATACGCTGGCCCATGCCGGCATCCGCCTCGGCCACACCTATCCGCGCCCCCTGGTGGACCATGGTGCCGCGAGGGAGCGGGCCTTGCGGGCATTTGAATCCACACGAAAATGATGGGGCTTGTCATATTGATACGGCGAGATGCGTTGAGTAACGTGCCACCACATTCATTGAAGGCTTTGATCCGCACATGATCCGTAACGGCCTTGTGGACTCCATCGGCAACACCCCCCTCATCCGCCTGAAGCGTGCCTCCGAAGAGACCGGCTGCGAGATCCTCGGCAAGGCCGAGTTCCTCAATCCCGGCCAGTCGGTGAAGGACCGCGCGGCCCTCGGCATCATCAAGGACGCTGTGGCGCGCGGGGCACTGAAGCCCGGTGGCGTCATCGTGGAAGGCACCGCCGGCAATACCGGCATCGGCCTCGCGCTGGTGGCCGCTCCCCTCGGCTTCCGTACTGTCATCGTCATTCCCGAGACCCAGTCCCAGGAAAAGAAGGACATGCTGAAGCTCGCCGGCGCCATCCTGGTGGAGGTGCCGGCCGTGGCCTATGCCAATCCGAATAATTACGTGAAGGTCTCCGGCCGCCTCGCCGAGGCACTCGCCAAGACCGAGCCCAACGGCGCCATCTGGGCCAACCAGTTCGACAATGTGGCCAACCGGCAGGCCCATATCGAAACCACCGGGCCCGAGATCTGGGAGCAGACCTGCGGCAAGCTGGACGGCTTCATCTGCGCGGTGGGCACCGGCGGCACGCTGGCCGGCATCGCCATCGCGCTGAAGGCGCGCAACCCCAACATCCGCATCGGCCTCGCCGATCCCATGGGCGCGGCGCTCTATTCCTACTACACCACCGGCGAGCTGAAGGCCGAGGGCTCCTCCATCACCGAGGGCATCGGCCAGGGGCGCATCACCGCCAACCTCGTGGACGCGCCCATCGACACCGCCTTCCAGATCCCGGACGAGGAAGCTTTGCCCGTGGTGTTCGACCTGCTGCAGCACGAGGGCCTGTGCCTCGGCGGCTC belongs to Xanthobacter autotrophicus Py2 and includes:
- a CDS encoding Deoxyribodipyrimidine photo-lyase (PFAM: DNA photolyase FAD-binding; DNA photolyase domain protein~KEGG: rpe:RPE_3442 deoxyribodipyrimidine photo-lyase), yielding MKAARLPTSQLPTSESRASGSPASPSLLWFRDDLRLSDNPALAALAEARTPLAALYVLDEDSPGVRPLGGAARWWLAQSLRALAADLKDRGVPLILRRGPANRVVPEVAALLGAATVAFNDRAGAAETRVDHAVAARLLSEDRRVLSFCAHLLHPPGSVEGASGGMPRTFSSFHRAALKARRLDTPLPAPKHLDGVAHPPEGETLESFDLEPTHPDWAGGLRSAWTAGEAAAQARLAAFMDAGLAGYAEGRDRPDLNHVSRLSPHLRFGEISPRQILSAVRHAAEAGAVPLVDADKFEAELYWREFSYHLLAEMPDLARSNIQHGFDAFPWRECPGELKAWHKGLTGYPLVDAGLRQLWQTGWMHNRVRMVVASFLTKHLLIDWRSGEDWFWDTLVDADGANNAASWQWVAGSGLDAAPYFRIFNPVTQGEKFDPDGTYVRTFVPELGKLPAPLIHKPWTADAHTLAHAGIRLGHTYPRPLVDHGAARERALRAFESTRK
- a CDS encoding Pyridoxal-5'-phosphate-dependent protein beta subunit (PFAM: Pyridoxal-5'-phosphate-dependent protein beta subunit~KEGG: rpc:RPC_2553 pyridoxal-5'-phosphate-dependent enzyme, beta subunit); the protein is MIRNGLVDSIGNTPLIRLKRASEETGCEILGKAEFLNPGQSVKDRAALGIIKDAVARGALKPGGVIVEGTAGNTGIGLALVAAPLGFRTVIVIPETQSQEKKDMLKLAGAILVEVPAVAYANPNNYVKVSGRLAEALAKTEPNGAIWANQFDNVANRQAHIETTGPEIWEQTCGKLDGFICAVGTGGTLAGIAIALKARNPNIRIGLADPMGAALYSYYTTGELKAEGSSITEGIGQGRITANLVDAPIDTAFQIPDEEALPVVFDLLQHEGLCLGGSSGVNVAGAIRLAKEMGPGHTIVTILCDYGTRYQSKLFNPEFLRSKNLPVPEWLERKVEVPNVLV